The Pasteuria penetrans genomic interval GGGGCGAAACAACCCTTTGAACGTCCCCCGGTATTCCCAAAATAGATTTCCCCATTGGTATGATTGTAGCCGCCAACACTCTGCGGGGTGGGGAGAGATTATGGCACCGGTTGATGAATTGGGATACAGGGGGAAAGGGATCGTCACGGGCCTAAGAAAACGAACCGATTATGAAACATGAACGTGGTGGGGATTACTATACAAAAAATGGAGATGGATCCTGCTCTGTACCCCCACAGGACAGATTTTGAAATGGTGAACCAAAAACCGGAGGTTGAACCGCTCGCAATGGAAGAACATACGGAAAATGTAAATGGACCGGGCAATATGCTACCAAATCTCTGAAGAGGGGGGCAAGAATTATGAACACCACGGATGAGGTCTATTCAATGGCGAAACATACAGAACAAATCGGGACACCCGGAGTACTAAAAAAAAGAGGACACCGTACGGCTGTGGAGGATGGTTGTTCTTCTATAAAAAATTATGTCCGGACCCATTATTTCCGTACCGCCAAGATGAAAATACGTGGTAAGATAAGGGTGACACGGGCCATGATGGTAAAGGGGTTAGCTTATCATTGATCCTAGGTCGTCCGTTATCCTCCAAAAAAGATCAGGGAGAGAAGGAAGGAAGTACCAATAACTGAAACTACATAAAATTTAAGTAAAAAATAAAATCCGACTTTGTGTCGACTCGTTTGGCATACGCAAAAGGAGCGAAATAGAAACCAATCGCCATTACCCCCTATGATTTTGGGGGTTCAACAGAAAATAACTGTCAGCACTAAATTTTCATATTTACTCTTACAGAGGGTTGTGATTTTTGACTACAAATTACCATAATAAGATTACTTTTTAATTTTATTAATATTATTATTAATTTTATTTTATTTACCATAGAATAATCATAATATTATTTACTTAAAAATAAAAGTTTCCCCAAAATGGATTTATTCAGTAAATATTTATGCTATGACTGTGGAATAGCAAAGATAAAAACCAGGATGGGTATGCATGGATGATCACCCAGTATGATTCCATTTCGTACCCTTTACCCAACACCCTAACAACCGACAAAATGGATGGAAGGCTAGGCCACCTTCACAACAGTAACGATAATTGTGATGACACCAATGGAACTAACACCGTAGTTGATAGCGCAAAGTTCATTAACCCCAGGACCAGAATTTACAATAAAGGAATTGGAAACTGCCGCCACATCCGTTGTCGCAGAATAAAAAACGCTCTGCGGAATTGGATTGTCATCCAATCGGAAAGCGAAGGACATGAGTTGACCCTCAGGGGAAGTTGCGTTGATATACGCCGTCACCAAATATTGTTGGCTAGGGGCTAGGAGAATGCAAGGGGAAGATAGGGAGACAGCAGTACCGTTGGTAATGTTTGCTACCTCAATGGGGATGGTACAATTTACCGGTACGATGATACCGGGCCTATCAGCTGACAATCGAAAGGTTCCATTATTGGCCGTTTCCAGGGGGCCCGGGGGTCCTGTAGGGCCAGGGGGCCCCATGCATCCCATGCATCCCATTGGCCCTTTCCTCCCCGTTGCCCCTGTCGTCCCCGTCGTCCCTGTCACACCCGTCGCCCCCGTCGTTCCCATCACCCCTGTCGCCCCCGTGGCACCAGTCGTTCCCATGAGACCTGTTACACCCATCGTCCCCGTCACACCTGTCGCCCCCGTCGTTCCCATCACCCCTGTCGCCCCCGTGGCACCAGTCGTTCCCATGAGACCTGTCACACCTGTCACACCTGTCACACCTGTCACACCTGTCACACCTGTCACACCCGTCGTCCCCGTCACACCTGTCACACCTGTCACACCTGTCACACCTGTCACACCTGTCACACCTGTCACACCTGTCACACCTGTCACACCTGTTGCACCTGTTGCACCTGTCACACCTGTTGCACCTGTTATACCTGTTGCACCTGTCGTCCCTGTCACACCCGTCGTCCCCGTCACACCTGTCACACCTGTCACACCTGTCACACCCGTCGTCCCCGTCACACCTGTCACACCTGTCACACCTGTCACACCTGTCACACCTGTCACACCTGTCACACCTGTCACACCTGTCACACCTGTCACACCTGTCACACCTGTCACACCTGTCACACCTGTCACACCTGTCACACCTGTCACACCTGTCACACCTGTCACACCTGTCACACCTGTTGCACCTGTTGATCCCGTAGGACCAGACGAGCAACAGCAAAGACCCGTTGCACCTGTTGCGCCTGTTGCACCTGTTGGTCCCCTAGAACCAGGAGAGCAACAACAGGGACCCGTTGCACCTGTTGCGCCTGTTGCACCTGTTGGTCCCCTAGAACCAGGAGAGCAACAACAGGGACCCGTTGCACCTGTTGCACCCGTGCCGCGGCAAATTTTTACAACAGGATAAGTAATACTGACAGTTTTACTGGCACGGGCGCAGCAATAACCTACCATGCATTTAGGTTTGGATGCTGGAGAACAATTACGCCGTTGTTTAGGTTTACAATTCGGTTTATATCTTTTCGCTCTCATCGTAAACTGCTATCCCCCTGTCCCTTAGCACCCAATTCGTTCACAATCTCAATACCTCCCCAGGTATGGTAACGGGCCAACAACATTGTAATTGGGGTATATATCACAATGTTATACACATCATCTATATTCAAATGTTATATGAATGGTGCCACTACCGGGGGAAATAACCTATGGATCCATAAACCAAATTGCTTAGTAGGCTTTTACACAAAATGAAGGAGAACAGCAAAAAATTGAATATAAAAATCATATTCATATATGGTGATACTACAAAATAGTATAAAACTTATCAGGATATTTTGCTATAATTAGAGAAAATGAACCCCATCTATGATCACACGAATAGGTGATATCCCACTTTCCGCTGTAAAATTCAAGAGTGGATAGTTTGTAGTCCCTAAAAATCCTCTATTTGCGCCTTTTCGATTAAAAATTGTTTTTATATTGTTAATAAATATATAGAAATTTATTGTTAAATCAGATTGTAAATAGCACAAAGGGCGTTATAGGGGTGTTTTTTCACGGATCGCGGTTAGATATATCTTCAGGATAATTTTATTTTAATCAGGGGGTTCCCTATGGAGGAATCCATAGGTCAGCAAAACGTCCCCCCTACACGAAACGGGAATCTCAGTAGAAACTAAATCTCTCCCCCCTCCCTGTTTTTGGTCTCCGTTTTTGCCTTTAGTCCCTTGATCTTTTGTTTTGATTCCCTTGTGTTTTTGTTCCTTTCCCCCTTCCTCCCCCCCAACTCATCGCTGTTGTTTGTGTTGGCCCGGCTCATTGTGTAATGGTACCTGGCTTCCCCATCGTGGGGTCTCCAGAATGGAGCCGCTGCATGGCTTTCCTTTATCCCCCCCTCCCTGTGGGGAGGAGGTTCTATTACTGTCGTTGCCCTTATGTAGCCCTATGCGATCCTATAGTCCTTCTCACTTTTACATACGCAATTCCGATTGCCCTTAGGAAACAGTCGATCCTTTACTCAAAAACTCTGTTCCGTGATCCTTTCTGGATCCTCCATGATATGCATGATGATCAATGGGGTTAGGTGAGATAGAAAAGGGAAATACAAGACAAGAGTGGGAAAATGTATAGAGGACAACCGCTTGGTTTTTTGAAATGAAAAGCTTAATATAGGAAAGGTTGGTTTTATGATTCCAATTGACTTGGATATAGACAGAATGGAAAAAAGGATGGAAGAACGTATACAACATTATGAACAGAAGGGATTATAGCTACAGGAATCCATCCCCCATGTAGTGGAAGAGATCGAGGGAGATTCCGAATGGGCTCCTGGTTCCATGGGAAGGTCTTATACTTTTATAGCCAATTATCAGTTTAAAAAACAAATTTTAGGTGGCCGGGAGAAACACCAAAGGGGTCCCGATTTCCCAAAAGTAGCCCGAAATGGTTATAAAAAACGTAAAAAACGCACCAGCAAAGGAATTGTGGTTTACTATGACCCCCAGCCAAGAAAAGGGCATTTCCGATCTGCGGTTACTAAACCCTACAAAAAATGTACAAAGTCGTGTACAGATATTCTTTCCTCCTTACGTAAGGCTGATATGTCCATAAAAAAATATCCAAATTGTCGAACGATATTCTGTGATCAAAAATCCCATACTCCACTGTGTCAAGATTACTTATGGGACATCTAAAGGAAGGGAATAGGGGATTCAATAAGGAACCCGTAAGAAACTCGCATGAAATTAGGACCGTAAAGGCGGATGCCTACTACAAACCCGTTCACAGATTCGGGATAGCAGCTGTCTATATCATAAAAGCAAGTAGGAAAAATACATCAGGGATAAAAACAGATGGGGTTTTATCAAGTTTGGTAAATCTCCCCGAAACAGCTGAAACTTGGCATGAGGCCCTCTAAAATGTTTACGACCGTGGTTTACGGATGGGTCCTGATACCCTTTTTATTGCTGATGGTCATAAGGGAATTAGAAAGGCGCTGAGCCAGGTATATCCCAAAGCAGGTTTTCAAGGGTGTCAGTTCCACAAAATGGTGAATCTTTACCAGACCTTCAGAAAGGATAGACAGAGAAAAAAGAGAGTAAAGTGGAAACCCATACGAGGCCGGATTTATCAAGACGTTTTTCATGTTCTTGACAAAAAAGAGGCTCTTCACGGCTTGATACGCTCTAGTGATGATTATCAATCCAATTTGCCGAAGCTCGTTGAAGGTCTATGAGCTTCCTTTGATGATGTAACAACGTATCCTGATTACGACCTAGCGGATGCTGTTCAGAATCGTACAGCGGGTTCCTTAGAAAGAAATCACAGAGAGGCTAGACGTTATACGAATGGAGTGAGCTGTTATCCTACCCTTGATTCATTCCAAAGGGTGATTGATTCCGTGTATCAAAATTTCAACCCAGAGCAGGCAAAAAAACTCAGTGGGGTGGACAGTCACTCTGTGTCCGCGTGGGGGAATTCGCTATCCCTGCCACGTATCTCCTATCTTCACACTAAAAAAAGAATATTCTTACATTTATTTTCAGGGAAACCAAACTACCCTGAGTATGGGTATGACTTTCATTTTTTTACATGATTGCCATTTACAGTAATTTTTTATGTTTTATTATAATTTTTAAATTATTTTGTAATTTTAACTCTTATTATGTATGTCATATAGTTATAATTCACTACGATGATATGATTTCCGGACGATGGGAAACCCAAGAAAATCAACCAGGGGGAAGATTACAACCAAAAAAGCGGTATCACTCACGAATATTACCTTTTTCCCTGTAATATTGGTTGCTCCATTTTGTCCCTCTGTTTTGCTGTTGAATAAAGACTTATCCGTGGTGCGCAGGGTCCCTTCTCTTCCTTCAGGGGTTTGGCAGCACATTGCTTAGCAAATGTACACCCCCCCACAGGACCCCTTCATTGAAGTAGGCCACCACTCTTACCCTTGCTATTTTTTTCGGTAAGATCACAATCTTTTAATTTTTTTCATGAAATTTTTATAATTAGAAACGTATTGATTGCATATCCTGACACTTGCCCTCTATTGTGAATGCATTATGTATTTTATAGTTAATGGTTAAATTTATTTATTTTTACAGGAGAGGATATCCTCTATGGGATCCCCCACAAGAACAGAGAACTCATTATCCTCATTTTGCTAATATATTCGTAAAAAAGTATTTTTTTCATAAACAGAAACATGCGTTGAGCTGGGTATGAGGGAACCTCCTAATATCCAATGGAATTGGGTTGATTGAATATCAGGGAAGGGTTCCGGAATGGACCCAGTACAGCGTCTATACTCAATGTAGTAGTAGAAACAATTATGCATACTACAGTAAGTACCATATTATTAGATCCTCACAGTTAATCCTATATTTTAATTTATTTTTAAATTCAATAATTTAAAGAAATAATTAAATATGTAAAATTTACACTATTTTTTCATAATAAAATAAAAAATAAATTAATGCAGTATTATCTGCGGAAGCATTCGTTGATGATTTATAAAGCCTTACGTTTTCCCCTGCCCCGTTTGCAAAGATTCCGATTACATCGTACAAACACGAAATTTTTAGCGTAATATAGACTTAATCGCACAATTTTTTCTCCCCCATAAAACCGTTATCAATCCTATGAAGGTAATAGTTACTGAAACCCACTATAAGAAACTTCTTGTCCCTCTCCGCGGGATTACCCCCCACAGGAACATTTGGTTTCGGGTGAGAGGGTTTTTCAACAACAGATTTAAATACAAATCCGATGGTTCTCATACTCCTGTATCCTGATTCCATTTCCTTCAAACCAATCAGTTCCACTTCATTTATTTTAGAAGGGGGGCGTGGTAAATTAGGGTCCATCTTCTCATTCGTTTTGGTTACCACGGGTGGTCCCCCCTAAGCCCTCCTGGTCTCGTAACCATTAAGGTCCGAAGACCCCCCTTTATAAGGAATCGTTTTTCAAGCCCTCAAGATAAGGAATGCACAGTAAAATCAAGAGTAGCACGGGCAATGAAGGCAAAAAAATAGATTACAATAAAAATTTTTAATTTAAATAAAATATCAAAATATATTTTATATTGTTTTCATTAATACCACCCATGCATTGTTTGCAAAATACATGTACATCAGCACCATTTATGCAAAAGAATCACATCCCTCACGAGTTTGAAGATAAAAAGATGAGTTGAATATTAAAAATAAAATATAAAATATTACACCTCAAACAACAACCCCAAAATAGTGGAAAACTAAGATATTTTTACAACGGTGATAATGGCCGAGACAATGCCAATGGGACTAGAACCATTATTGATAGCGCAAAGTCTATTGACCCCAGAACCAGAATTTACGATAAAGGAATTAGAAATCGCCGCTACGCCCATCATTGTAGAAAAAATACTCTGGGGTAGTGAATTACCATCCAGTTGAAAAGCAAATGACAAAAAAGGAGACTCGAGAGAAACCGCGTTCATATGCGCCTCCACCAAATATTGCTGGGAGGGGGCCAAAAGAATACAGGGTGGAGATAGGGAAATAGCAGTTCCATTAACGATATCTGTCGTATTGATGGGAATGGTACGATTTACAAAAATAACATCACCGGAACAGCGAGAACACAACCGGAAAGTCCCGCTGTCGGTCGTTTGCAGGGATTCCACAGATTCCATGGTAGAACCCGTGGTTCCCAGAATGGATTGCCCTGAAGGTTCTGTTGGCCCCACAAATCCCGTAACACCAAGCGCCCCACACATATGTGATGTTTCTGGTTCTCGTATTCTCCGTTTTCTTTTGTCATTGACCTTCACAATAGGAAAAAATATATTAAATATATTATTCCCTCCATAACCCCTACGTCGACGTCGTTTGAATTCGTAATTCAATTTATACCTCCCAATTTTAATTAAAAATATTTTTTTATATCGATAATCTATTATACCAAATAATAAATAATGGAATTACCCCAAAAATATTCTGATGACAACCGAATATATAAATTAAATCGTCCAATATTATTAAAAAAATATTCAGTTGAATTTGTCTTTAAACCCGATCTGGTGGTCCCTATACACAGTCCCCGTACTACTAATTATACCCATAGACCCTGTGTTATCTGCTGCACCCGATACATCCATTGCATTCGTTGGTCTCGTTATACCACAAACAAAAGAAAGATCCACAATTATTTCTTGTGGGCAGAGGCACGAGCGCAAAGGAAATGTTATATATTCAATATAAAAACCTTAAATTTTATTTTTTATGTCACAAATGACTATATATAGAATTTATGATTCACTTATATTTATATTCAAATATCCTACCAAGGGTGTCGGATCCAAAGTATGGATGTACATACTGATCATCCAGGTACAACGATCCTAGCTTTCGTGCTTTAAATAAATTATTATATACTATTTACTAATAAATAAATGTGATAATGCTAAGTGCAGTGGACAGGGTTCACAATTGTTTCCTGGGGATGAGACGGCATCCCGTTGTAGGTGTGAATTCCTAGACAAAGCTCTCAAGAAGGATTCCCATCATCCCCGGTATTTCCTTCATAGATTCTTATGTACAATATTTTATTTTATTAAAAAATAAAATATATATTTGGATCCTGACCCTATCCCCTTCTTTTCTATATATTTACTAACTATTGATCCTACCTTGATTTGTAAAAAATAATAATAAATTACTGTCATTTTTTTCTTATCCTTATGTTATATCATTCTATACTTACACTACTCCACCAACTCCCATTTTGCGAGAAAAAAGATGAATATATAGGGCAAAAAAACGATCAGGGGAACGACGGGAAATGCCACAAAATCATCAGGAATGGCTATAGAAAGCGTATCTTAGATACCCACGGAAGCCCTCTACTACTACCTTCTTGATTCCACAGTTACAGAATACCAATTCCCAGTTTGTTCTGGAAGATCCCTGCTTCCGTTAGGACCTCCTTCTATTGAAAGAACTCGTTTCCTTACAAACAAACGATGTATCATTGGGGACTTCGGCAAAGCAAACGAAGTGGGAATACCCGGCCTTAGGGGGATTCCCACTTCCTAATCATCTTATGTTCCAATAGGATATATTGCCTGGACTCATGAATCTTCGCCTCCTACACAGAACCCACCATTCAGACAAATACCACCTATCTGGGGATTCGTAGCGGCAAAGGAAAAAAGTATCCATTTACATAGTTGATAGAACAAGGATAGCGTGCGTAGCGCCTGGGAGATTCTTTATGTTGAACACGGTACCCTATAATGTTGGGCATCTGGAATCAGGTTTCCAAAAATTTTCGCTCATAGGATCTACCATCGGTGTCCCTGATCGTCATCAACACCCATCCTTGTTCCGAAAACCATAAAAAATAATATGAAAAATCCTATGCAGGATCACCCTTCATCCAATCTCACCCAGAAAATTGAAAAAGGGGCCAGATAACAGCTCTTTTCTATCCTCATCGTCACCAACAACAGCGAAAAAAGGGGGGATCGGGGGACATCATGAATCATGGAGATTGGAAAGAGAGCAGAAATAATATTGAATCATATGCAATATGAAAATTTTCCATATTTTTTTATATTTGTTACTTGGGAATCTAGTGTTGAACACCGAGATGAAAATAAGAATATCTTTTCTTTACAATACACATATTATTTATATTTAAAATTAATGAGGAAAGGATGAAAAACAAGGCTGTTGGTTATAAAAAAACACTCCGATGATGAGCGATCTAGAAAAAGAAAGGACTATAACACCC includes:
- a CDS encoding transposase is translated as MGPDTLFIADGHKGIRKALSQVYPKAGFQGCQFHKMVNLYQTFRKDRQRKKRVKWKPIRGRIYQDVFHVLDKKEALHGLIRSSDDYQSNLPKLVEGL
- a CDS encoding transposase; translated protein: MEEIEGDSEWAPGSMGRSYTFIANYQFKKQILGGREKHQRGPDFPKVARNGYKKRKKRTSKGIVVYYDPQPRKGHFRSAVTKPYKKCTKSCTDILSSLRKADMSIKKYPNCRTIFCDQKSHTPLCQDYLWDI